From one Melioribacteraceae bacterium genomic stretch:
- a CDS encoding T9SS type A sorting domain-containing protein: MKIVYMIFMFLCLTIAQPQETIEWPSLADSPWPTFRGDAQATGRSQYVGPKTPNLIWEADLPLGILWGPTIGYNEKLYFGTHAFLLSDTSESNLVYSYNSDGTINWSFETGDWINNETKPIAAHNGTVYFTTGLGELLAMTQSGDLKWRTPVMSIFYISISKDGEVYGSIGDTLVAYNYLGEQILQKDIGEVIVSPVTFSTDGESLFFHTGAMYKPNSTNYIYSTDKEGNLNWRMGFSNSNYGEIAIDNSDNLYFYASIPGSPSPQYLYSLNKSGSINWKFQVYVYNSYSAPTILFNGDIVFFTRLIDRNLIISLNQNGETNWEYELDPDEDVFFADINHPLVSDAEGNIYLGSTDGNNFYALDREGNLLWKYDLEGREFDSSPAIGSDGTLYLGLNGSSFDRSQTRTLIAIKDDPNSVRDEETPTEFALYQNYPNPFNPSTRIKYQVANTAKVNLIVYDILGREIATLVNEIKPVGTHEVEFDASELPSGIFFYRLQSGDFTQTKKMMVIK, encoded by the coding sequence TAGAGGCGACGCCCAAGCGACCGGCAGATCGCAATATGTTGGACCGAAAACACCAAATCTAATTTGGGAAGCCGATTTGCCTCTTGGAATTTTATGGGGACCAACAATCGGATATAATGAAAAATTATATTTTGGAACTCATGCATTCTTATTGAGTGATACAAGCGAAAGCAATTTAGTTTATTCGTATAACTCTGATGGTACAATAAATTGGTCATTTGAAACCGGAGACTGGATAAACAATGAAACTAAACCAATTGCTGCCCACAATGGTACGGTTTATTTTACAACAGGCTTGGGTGAACTACTTGCTATGACTCAGTCCGGTGACTTGAAGTGGCGTACACCGGTGATGAGTATATTTTATATCTCGATTAGCAAGGATGGTGAAGTTTACGGTAGTATTGGCGATACTTTAGTAGCTTACAATTATTTGGGAGAGCAAATTCTTCAAAAAGATATTGGTGAAGTGATTGTATCACCGGTTACATTTTCTACCGATGGAGAATCTCTTTTTTTTCATACCGGCGCTATGTATAAACCAAACTCAACAAATTATATTTACTCTACGGATAAGGAAGGCAATCTTAACTGGAGAATGGGATTTAGTAATTCTAATTATGGTGAAATAGCGATAGACAATTCTGATAATCTTTATTTCTATGCATCTATCCCAGGTTCTCCGAGCCCGCAATATTTATATTCACTGAACAAATCTGGTAGCATCAACTGGAAATTTCAAGTTTACGTTTATAATAGTTATTCTGCCCCTACAATTCTTTTCAATGGGGATATTGTTTTTTTTACAAGATTGATTGATCGTAATTTAATTATTTCTTTGAACCAGAATGGTGAAACAAATTGGGAATATGAGCTTGATCCTGACGAAGATGTATTTTTCGCTGATATTAATCATCCATTAGTAAGTGATGCCGAAGGAAATATATATTTGGGTTCAACAGATGGTAATAATTTTTACGCACTGGATAGAGAAGGAAACCTGCTTTGGAAATACGATTTGGAAGGTAGAGAATTTGACAGCTCACCTGCCATCGGATCAGATGGAACACTTTACCTTGGGCTAAACGGTAGTTCATTTGACCGGTCTCAGACTAGAACATTAATTGCAATAAAGGATGATCCAAACTCGGTACGTGATGAAGAAACACCAACAGAATTTGCTCTATATCAAAACTACCCAAACCCATTTAACCCAAGCACCAGAATCAAGTATCAAGTAGCAAATACAGCAAAAGTAAATTTAATAGTATATGACATACTTGGTCGCGAAATAGCTACTTTAGTTAATGAAATAAAACCGGTCGGCACTCATGAAGTTGAGTTCGATGCGTCAGAACTACCAAGCGGAATTTTCTTTTATAGATTGCAAAGCGGTGATTTTACTCAGACAAAGAAGATGATGGTGATAAAATAA